gtttgcTCTAGCCTCATTATTCAGTATAGGTCAACTACAACTTGTTAGTCCAAGATTCTGGTCAAATGGTGTATGAATAGAATTTATGAAGTATAAAATCGAAATCGCGTGTTGCAAGTCACAAGTTACATAACCATAGGTATTTATGTAAGTAACATGAAGACCACTATGCTGGACTCAAAAGATCTACATAAGATGTATTCATCTAATGTAGTTCTTTTTGCAAGTCTGTATGTGTTATGCTTGTCACCCAATCTAGAATGAAGACGTAGGAAACTTGTAGCGTTCAATAGTAATCTGCATATTCCGAAGTTTAGTCAGAATACTGAAGCTTACTTGCATAGGAGTAAGTAGAGAATCCATTCTGTTTTTGCTTCGTTATATGCTACCATTCAGCAGAAAATATGTACCCAAAAGCAAAAAATGGGTACTTTAATGTACGTATGTGGTGGGAAAACGTAATGCGCATTATGTGGGTAAAACATAGAGTTTATATTGTCTTTGTTTCTGAAGCCTTAGTTGTTGTCGCTTCTAGGAATGATGAACAATTTCTTCCATATCATCACATACCGGTTGATATTTGAAGCCCATCATCAATTCCCAAGCTGCAATACCGTAAAAATCGGAAGAATAATACGAATAGCGTTGACATAAGCATATATTGTTACAGTTACATACAATGTCTATGGTACGCGATACAAgtaaatcaaaattaaatatagaaTGCTTTTGTTGTATATAAAGTAATTAAACCCACTATATGTACAGGACTATGTGATATGCCTCTAATTGAAATAGCTTTGGGGTTCATGAAAGCTACGAATGGCGTATTCATAATACGATTAAAATCGAATGCTAATGGAATTAATTTGTTAGCAAATTAGTAATCACCTAATTAAAGGATTATGATAAAGGTAGTTTGAACTGAATAAGTTGTTacatcaaatttattggtaAACTTTATTGAGCATGTCACCCTTTATCATTTCAAATCCAGGGTTGAACTTTCTATCAGCAGCTAACTCATCTTGTGATTTAGGCTTGTCAACTAACTCAATTTTAACTAATTCCTTGACAACGCTAATTCTATGAGCAGTAGAAGGTGACActctttgataaattatttgatttctcCTCTTTAATCCCAAagcttcaatatttttacgGATTCTTGGATGGCACCCAATAGTTGACCTAGTCTGGGTTATCTTGTAGAACATACTCTTAGCTGCATTTGCGGACGACATCTTTGAAGGTAGAGCTAATCAATTCTTAACAGTACCATTGTCTGAAATATGTtcaatggaaaattttgatttctgaCTGCGACTTTTTTATCGCGACATTTTAACAAATGTCGCACATCAGATCAATATCAAGCATACAAGCTTACGGTATCTTAGACACACAGCGGTTGTTGTATGAAGAACATTGAGATGTATACTTAATAATGGATGATGTATTTGAACAGGTGTTAGTTAAGAAAAGTGATGAACTTCATTCGCAAATTCGATCGTTAATTAAAGATCTAGGAGATATAATCCACGATAATGAGCTGTATAGTCTGGCCAAAATCGAACGTTCAAAGGTAATATTCTCTAGTTTACAATGGGCAATTAACGAATTTGAGTCTTCCCCCAAGCTTTTAGATCTCAATTTATCGATTTATATTGAATCCTTGGCtgatttttatttgtttctaTATTCCATAGAAAGTGACAAGGATCTAAAACATTTAAAGCAAGGGATATCAGGCCTCATATATGAGTTTTCCAAAATAAGAGGATTCAAATTTGTaaccaatttcttttcaagTGATGTCTACttaattccaaaattattagaattaacTGAAATTATAAACTTGAGTGAAAATGAAacttttttgatattaatatgGCTTTCCAATTTAGTTCTTGTTCCATTCCCTCTCactttaattaatgaagatttgcCAACGTTATTACTTGAATTTGGTTTGAATTGTCTTGAAAAGCATTCCAATGCCTCCAAAAATCAATCAGTGGCGCTGATTCTAATATCTAGACTAATTTCAAGACAAGATTTAATACAGAATGGTATGCTTGATgtatattttaatgataCAGTTCCTTCCATTTGGAACTCTTTATCTTATAATAGTGGCTCAATCAAATTGGGACATACTATGGtgataaataaattaatgaagagaTGCTCATTTGAAGTAATGTGTAAATATTTAGATGTTATCCACAAAGAAGTTTTACTAACTGACTTGGTTAATCTACGTACgcaagaagaatattgtacgaatgatttgaataatcttAATGTTTTGTATATCATAAAGGTATTGAACAAACTAGCcaaattttatttgcaaCTGCCAGAAACTGGCAAATATTATCAGGTATCTAGCATAGTGAACAATTTGTTTCATGATGTAATGAGTATAATGTTAGACAGGTTTGATACTAACTTAAGGTATGCAATGGCAAAGAATTTAAGTAGCATCTGTTCCCAGTTAACGGTTGAAGCAATGAATTACCAAGAACAATTGATCCAATATCTTATAGAACAGTTGGAAATTCTGAATATCATGATTACTTACTCTCCGTatgaaaaatcaattagTAACTCAAACCGATTTCATGTCGATTTAGCGATTACTTCTGATAAAATTTCTGTGCCAAAGTACCATACGGTTTTGTTATTTTTCGCATACGTATCGCTCAGGAAATCCTTACCATACCATCTAATCCTGCCGATATTAAGCATTGTGCACAAGAccttatttattcaacaaaagCGAGCAACATCTGTTTTAGGATCCCAATTACGGGATTCGTCTTGCTTTATCATATGGTCATTATGTAGGATGATTAAGACAGATACCTTCATTATGCTACAAAGAGAAAACGAGAATATGATGGAAGTTATCTTATTTGACTTGATAAAGGTAGCAATTTTCGACTTTGATCTAACTATACGAAGATGTAGTGTGGCTGTTATCCAAGAATTTATTGGGAGATTTGGTAATAACTTGTTTGGCTACAAATTTGTGGAGGATATGACCTTTGGAGAGCAGATGGGACTGTTTATAATTAGATTAGTTGAGATTTTCAATAACAAATCCCTTGGTTCTTTGAATCTGTCGTACTTGATGATTCATGAGCTTATCCGTATTGGATTCAAACCGAATCTTTTTATTCCTtgtttattgaataatatacaagacgataataatagttttgaagtgaaaaaattgaattcttaTCATTTGGCTAAGATCTATGGAGATGACTTATCAATGGAGTTTGACTTTGAATTTTTAGGAAATTTACAGGATTCGTACCCCCTACAGACTTTATTATCAGTATTAACTAGGGAGATTTTAAACACAGGTAACTCGTTATATGCATTTTCAGAGCTTGCAGTAATTTCTCCTGACACTTCACACCAGTTTACTTTGAAGGTAGCCAACCacttgaaagaaaattttaagTTTGATCATCACTCCGATGCAAGTGAAAAAGCAGAAGCATATGTAAAGTGGATAAATTGTTGTATGATAATTAATTTCCcgattattgattttgatatcgTAtggaaagaaatatttgacatAGTTAGAGCCAAATATACCACTGGCTTAGCAGAAGAGTTTAAACAATACTTCAGACTTCTTTGCAAGAGAAATGAGGTAATTACATCTGATCATTTAAAAGGATTTGGGCATATAATTAAAAGTAATAACCCTATTATTGCACAATCtttgttttattatcaaaaattttcaaacaaTGGTAAagtatttttaattaatttaattcaagaaaatgcTATTGATTGTAATATCAGATCAAGCATGATTGAATGCTTAAGTGAAAATTTGGAGAAGTTGAATCTTGATTTGTCGATGTTGTCTGTATTAGTTAACCTGTTGGATGATTATACTATAACGAATCAAGGTGATGTTGGCTCCAAGGTTCGACTTTCTACGATGTATCTTatcaagaataatatttcaactttttttCATTACACGGATGAGATTGAACTCAGGTTAGTGAGAATTTCAGGAGAATTAATAGACAAACTAAGACTTGAGTCTATCAAGTTAATTCATATTTTGAGAATGAAGCATTTTGTGGAGATTGACAATAGCAACAACTATAAGTTCTTGTTTGCATATTACAGAAATGAGATATTGGCAAACAAACAACAATCTAATCATGTAATTGAGTTATCAATTAGCTTTTGGAGAGGGATTGTCTTTAGTTTGGGTGCATTGACGATGACAAGCTCAGTTACAAATGAGGCATTCCTTCAGTTACTTGTATTCTTAGAATCTTTGAATCAGGAAAATCATGATTTTGTATTTAAGGAATTtctaaaattattaaaaataccAACTGACagacaattgaataatttgaattctaGAGAATTGAAGGTTTACAATATGACACTTAACGTTTTTGTCAAGTTGTTTGAATCTAACACTCCTTTTCCAATTGATTTCGAATATCAGACACTCTATGTGAGGTGTTACAATTTGCATATAAACACTTCCAATGTCTTGAGAATAGGcataatattgaagattttcCAGTATTTAGGAACGCTACAATCGGAACCAGAAATTAGGCTCAAAGCTCAAACCCGAGTATGTTGGTTATGCTGCCACCATCCACTACTGCGAGTTAGAAGCATCGGAAGCGAGGTGTTCTTCGAAATTCTTAACGATATATCCCCCAACAACGACTGTATATCCATCCTAGATTCCGTGGATTGGGAAGAATCGCCTGgaaagttgaaaaaatatttcaagtgCTTCCAGCAAACGCTCACTACATTATAGAAACTGTACATACCTACAAATAAGTAGTAATATAATACCACcttatattaaaatatcgAAAACTATAGTTCCATATATATTGAATCCTTCTCTGTCCGTATCCATTTGTCTGTTATCTTGAATAGGACTATCATTCATTCCAGCATATTCTGGAGTAACAAAATACTCCGACTCCGTATGCGATCGAACTAAACAAGTCACGTGTTGTGCAGTTTTGCAGATATATCCCGATGCTTACTACGCAACCCATTACAATCCCACTATCAAGTTATCCGACGATTGGTGGAATTTCTCTTCCTTAATATGACGATGGTGGCCTTTATTATGATCCGTGTCATTTCCTGTGTTTGTTACAGTACTTTCTAGGTCTTCCCCGTCCGTACTTTGGTTAGAAGTTTCATTCTTATAAGAATTCTTACTTTCGATGTCTTCGGAATTTTTGGAGGTTGTGTTAAAATAGTCAGcaaatttggtaaatggcatattaatttctaagcttctttttgaaataagtacttaataaaatatattataaattgtTCAGTGACTTTACGGTCTTTTatgaatcaatttataCTGTTTTGTGAATCTGCAGAATGCGGGGACTGTATCATAATATAGGATGATTTTCGATCATTGACAGCATCACATTCGTAAGGCTCGGTATCTCTAAGCTAAGTTTGTTTGCTTAGCCATGCGTGATACAATATACCGTGGATGGGTTTACCGGAGCAAATCATTAGGTTAGGAACGTTATGATATTTACGCACCTCACGTTAGTAAGCTTAAGATCTCTTATTTAGCGATAACAAATTGTGAGAGAGGCTGAGAAAGTCTCTGATATATAATCATAGCCACTATTCTTACGTAAGCATTTAAGCACTTTCTGGtgattgcaaaatagtTCTACAAACGGTGTCCTAATAGatacatatattttcatatttaaaTACTATTGTACAGATACAGATTAGTTGTTGTTATCAACAGTACCAGACGACGCTACATGCTGATTTGTAGGACTTGCAGAATTCGGATTGTACTGCCAAGACGGAGAAATGGATTGCTTAGCATTCTTTTGCGCATGCTTCATGTTCATTAGATCGTTTACTGCTAGTCTTTCTTTTTTCACAAGATCACTCAGTTGATGAGCATCTTTAAGCCCTGACACAGAGGGAGTATGTGAGTTGATGGTATAAGGCGGGCTGGTCGCGGTGTATATAGGGAAAGTATCTTCACCTAAGAGGAAATCAAACTTGGACATGGACGGAATTTTTTGCATTCCGGGGGTGTAGGACGAATTCGAGTTAGTAGATGACGCTGATGTGTAGAAGTTATTCCCACCAGATGGCTTGTTTATCGATTTAGGTCTTGCTGCATTTTCTATGGTAGAGGCCTCCGAACCAGATACAGTATTGTTCTTACTTGCTGAACCGTCTATAGTCTCCATCAATGATGGCAAACTTTGGCTGTGGGCAGTATTCTCTGTGTTTGGAACTCCAACGTTCGGTTGATTATTATTCGATGcaagaagttgaatctTATACTTGATaaacttcaatattttcaagtacTTTAAGTCTTCATCCATATCCTCGTCATCCCAGTCGATGTCCAATCCATTATGATTTGCAGCATCTTCATccatatcttcatcatcactttcGTCGTTATTTCTTGGTTCTGTCAAAATTTCTTCCTTAAGCTCGTCGTTAATTAACTTTAAGAATAGTTCATCCTCTTTGTTTTTCTTAACTGGCTTACGCGTATTGTTAGTTCcataatttataaatattttaacgAACAATTCAATACTCTTATTCAATAAGCTTATTATTTCGGGCTCTATGACACCTTTCTTCTTAGCAATTTTAAGTTGacaaatcaataaatataacaTCTGTAAAATAATagactttttcaaattaattatagTCATTGACAACCCATTTAACATGTAATTGAACAAGGATGGTGGAATCTGTTTAACTTTCCTATCCTGTTGACCAAATGGGAACTGTGAACTGGTCCTTCTTCTCTTTACCGaaaaatcattgataacAAAGCCATCATCATCGACATCTAATCCTAAACCATCcataattatattatttccaCTTTTGGTTTTAACCTCGCCGGCGCTATTTTCCCATGTTTCCATTGATTGGCCAATGTGTTCAAATACCAATATAAAGTACGCCAAAACTTCggatgaaatatttgcGATCTTCATATAATAAGTATTTGTTAATTCTTTATCGATaacaaaattcaaataattcatgGACCgtatcaataaataatggaAGTTCAATTGAATCTTAATTAACTGTGATGCGGTATAAATATCTGGTAAACctgtattcaaataattcattataccCTCCTGTGTTATTCCAGAAGAACTTTTAATATTAGACACCgacaatttttgatatagATTGTTGGATGTTACATCGGATATTATAGgcaattttaaatattgatgtAATGGGGTTAAATCTATCCTTTTATCTTTCAATGAATATCTccaatttgataaattcttATCAATGGTTAAAAATTGAGtgaaattataattcaaatttccATCATTTCCGTCACCATCGTCATCATTTAAGATCCAGTCTAAATGTTTGggattcttcttcagtgACTGGTGGTGATTCTGGTTGCTGccattttttaaatattgataataattagGCGAAAAAGACGAtggtataataatattaaccAAATTTAAAAACTCAGTACTAGGTTTAAGCAACacttcaaataaatcatctaAACCGTCCTCCTTCGTTTCTAGCAACAGACTTAGTTTTTCTGGGGtcaattcaaaataccTCTCAATCGTTACAGGGTTAATGACCGTAGTATTCAAACTTGGTTTAAATCCAAACTTTAGATTGAAACattttaataatacttTGAAGACCCAAAACATTTTTACTCTGTTTCTCTTTTGTTGCAAATTTAATGTCAAGTcattaaaaaataaattcttagaatttaaatttatccCCAAAATACCAATGAATGAGTTAACTAACGATGATATTACTAGGGATTTCTCCTTGTTATTtgtcaataatgaatagtacaaaattaataaataagttTGTAATTGAGGAATTGAAACGTGAAATACATTAAAGTAAGGTAAGAAGTCATACAATGATCTTATCATTGATACGTTGGATTTTCTGTCTTCCTTTAAGTTATTACTGTTTGAGAAACTAGGTTCAATATGATTCAA
This is a stretch of genomic DNA from Debaryomyces hansenii CBS767 chromosome G complete sequence. It encodes these proteins:
- a CDS encoding mitochondrial 54S ribosomal protein YmL33 (similar to uniprot|P20084 Saccharomyces cerevisiae YMR286W MRPL33 Mitochondrial ribosomal protein of the large subunit); protein product: MSSANAAKSMFYKITQTRSTIGCHPRIRKNIEALGLKRRNQIIYQRVSPSTAHRISVVKELVKIELVDKPKSQDELAADRKFNPGFEMIKGDMLNKVYQ
- a CDS encoding DEHA2G02046p (no similarity): MNDSPIQDNRQMDTDREGFNIYGTIVFDILI
- a CDS encoding DEHA2G02068p (no similarity); the protein is MPFTKFADYFNTTSKNSEDIESKNSYKNETSNQSTDGEDLESTVTNTGNDTDHNKGHHRHIKEEKFHQSSDNLIVGL
- a CDS encoding DEHA2G02024p (weakly similar to uniprot|P40987 Saccharomyces cerevisiae YOR349W CIN1 Tubulin folding factor D involved in beta-tubulin (Tub2p) folding); this encodes MDDVFEQVLVKKSDELHSQIRSLIKDLGDIIHDNESYSSAKIERSKVIFSSLQWAINEFESSPKLLDLNLSIYIESLADFYLFLYSIESDKDLKHLKQGISGLIYEFSKIRGFKFVTNFFSSDVYLIPKLLELTEIINLSENETFLILIWLSNLVLVPFPLTLINEDLPTLLLEFGLNCLEKHSNASKNQSVASILISRLISRQDLIQNGMLDVYFNDTVPSIWNSLSYNSGSIKLGHTMVINKLMKRCSFEVMCKYLDVIHKEVLLTDLVNLRTQEEYCTNDLNNLNVLYIIKVLNKLAKFYLQSPETGKYYQVSSIVNNLFHDVMSIMLDRFDTNLRYAMAKNLSSICSQLTVEAMNYQEQLIQYLIEQLEISNIMITYSPYEKSISNSNRFHVDLAITSDKISVPKYHTVLLFFAYVSLRKSLPYHLISPILSIVHKTLFIQQKRATSVLGSQLRDSSCFIIWSLCRMIKTDTFIMLQRENENMMEVILFDLIKVAIFDFDLTIRRCSVAVIQEFIGRFGNNLFGYKFVEDMTFGEQMGSFIIRLVEIFNNKSLGSLNSSYLMIHELIRIGFKPNLFIPCLLNNIQDDNNSFEVKKLNSYHLAKIYGDDLSMEFDFEFLGNLQDSYPLQTLLSVLTREILNTGNSLYAFSELAVISPDTSHQFTLKVANHLKENFKFDHHSDASEKAEAYVKWINCCMIINFPIIDFDIVWKEIFDIVRAKYTTGLAEEFKQYFRLLCKRNEVITSDHLKGFGHIIKSNNPIIAQSLFYYQKFSNNGKVFLINLIQENAIDCNIRSSMIECLSENLEKLNLDLSMLSVLVNSLDDYTITNQGDVGSKVRLSTMYLIKNNISTFFHYTDEIELRLVRISGELIDKLRLESIKLIHILRMKHFVEIDNSNNYKFLFAYYRNEILANKQQSNHVIELSISFWRGIVFSLGALTMTSSVTNEAFLQLLVFLESLNQENHDFVFKEFLKLLKIPTDRQLNNLNSRELKVYNMTLNVFVKLFESNTPFPIDFEYQTLYVRCYNLHINTSNVLRIGIILKIFQYLGTLQSEPEIRLKAQTRVCWLCCHHPLSRVRSIGSEVFFEILNDISPNNDCISILDSVDWEESPGKLKKYFKCFQQTLTTL
- a CDS encoding DEHA2G02090p (similar to CA2621|IPF9499 Candida albicans IPF9499) codes for the protein MSLSKSEESDTQKPKTEKEKEEANLKLIKTTSGIRVSQACDRCRIKKIKCDGLTPCHNCSKIGFDCKTSDKLTRRAFPKGYTENLEKKLRELEEQNRLLRLKYGEDEEYEDSEKHKETNGGTFMHRQVETNSIEARNENEDRTSMKNQNNPIQINNPIDQIFNLDDKGIIIGNDNLNFESQFNHLLINLNLPFLKITNSHNYLLNDPNSYLYHPSYAMHNQFQNRDLDVPYNPLTANDSQHDGIPGEMSNLTNSQLPMDIYDLFIKLINNFKKIISSKKELDNQILHFFLNYNVFIPIFDIKQFMKSYDEFHTMYPFMFTYDDATINGFNISNNDYHVVSEYLMIVVQIYAMLMMNDPTITLNLLLNHIEPSFSNSNNLKEDRKSNVSMIRSLYDFLPYFNVFHVSIPQLQTYLLILYYSLLTNNKEKSLVISSLVNSFIGILGINLNSKNLFFNDLTLNLQQKRNRVKMFWVFKVLLKCFNLKFGFKPSLNTTVINPVTIERYFELTPEKLSSLLETKEDGLDDLFEVLLKPSTEFLNLVNIIIPSSFSPNYYQYLKNGSNQNHHQSSKKNPKHLDWILNDDDGDGNDGNLNYNFTQFLTIDKNLSNWRYSLKDKRIDLTPLHQYLKLPIISDVTSNNLYQKLSVSNIKSSSGITQEGIMNYLNTGLPDIYTASQLIKIQLNFHYLLIRSMNYLNFVIDKELTNTYYMKIANISSEVLAYFILVFEHIGQSMETWENSAGEVKTKSGNNIIMDGLGLDVDDDGFVINDFSVKRRRTSSQFPFGQQDRKVKQIPPSLFNYMLNGLSMTIINLKKSIILQMLYLLICQLKIAKKKGVIEPEIISLLNKSIELFVKIFINYGTNNTRKPVKKNKEDELFLKLINDELKEEILTEPRNNDESDDEDMDEDAANHNGLDIDWDDEDMDEDLKYLKILKFIKYKIQLLASNNNQPNVGVPNTENTAHSQSLPSLMETIDGSASKNNTVSGSEASTIENAARPKSINKPSGGNNFYTSASSTNSNSSYTPGMQKIPSMSKFDFLLGEDTFPIYTATSPPYTINSHTPSVSGLKDAHQSSDLVKKERLAVNDLMNMKHAQKNAKQSISPSWQYNPNSASPTNQHVASSGTVDNNN